The proteins below come from a single Bombyx mori chromosome 19, ASM3026992v2 genomic window:
- the LOC110386928 gene encoding nose resistant to fluoxetine protein 6 gives MLRSTGLSKVYCRTAVTLMLCATCCSGGGIYSLNESEYRRMPALYALDEYEPCLQQGGPYCLLDADLLPGTDSSLMDLIQGYSAHRVKHFNHTQIHRGVCLSTSCAHVNRTALGIERALTQCLNQTVSKAYGLQVKLAKLHYCVREGESSPFDASDHVVAVLYLLVMLLNAVGSCYDLIICKNGKGNPCLLAFSVQRNWKRLVSPSHALRDPRLDRLKAFHGIRTLTMLCVLFSHTVLIMAYSYVNNPLYIEKAYDDPLKQILFNGTLVTHTFFVMSSFLLAYNFQIYAETHDLTWTHLPKAVLLRWLRLTPTYGLVLATISTLGRHAGAGPLWGLVVGSEAAACRRYWWAHLLYINNYIYEDAFCAPQTWYLAADTQLFCVGVAVCVCARRPRARAVCLAVLLLLSLLTPALHTYLQHLDAVVLQSPETYRNLYEREDTFRLLYIRGHTNLSTYTLGLAGGFLAYRAQTQPQRFTGYKKHRWLVWLLLPLGVAVILSGGIFYRDGVEPPTALRVMYAALYKPIFQLLVVALILSCVLKLENSYRAVVEWRGWGWSGRVSFSAFLLHTLFQRGLVGSQTAPLHISDYYVVTVLCATAVMSYVCGCALYVCVEAPSSALTRALFGPHPPRTPRTRPAPLSTNKTTSDL, from the exons AGAGTGAATATCGCAGGATGCCGGCGCTGTACGCGCTAGACGAATACGAGCCATGTCTGCAGCAGGGCGGTCCGTACTGCCTCCTCGATGCGGACCTGCTCCCCGGGACTGATTCCAGCCTCATGGACCTAATCCAG GGCTACTCTGCGCACCGCGTGAAGCACTTCAACCACACCCAGATCCACCGCGGAGTCTGTCTCAGCACCTCGTGTGCACACGTCAACCGCACTGCACTAGGAATAGAACGAGCCCTCACACAGTGTCTCAACCAAACTGTCTCGAAGGCGTACGGGCTCCAAGTTAAGCTCGCTAAGCTACACTACTGTGTCCGAGAGGGAGAGAGCAGCCCGTTCGACGCGAGCGACCACGTGGTTGCTGTTCTTTATTTACTTGTGATGCTGTTGAACGCTGTGGGGAGCTGCTATGATCTTATCATATGTAAGAATGGCAAGG GGAACCCGTGTCTGTTGGCGTTCTCAGTGCAACGTAATTGGAAGCGGCTGGTGTCGCCGAGCCACGCGCTGCGGGACCCACGACTCGACAGGCTGAAAGCATTCCACGGAATCAG GACGCTGACGATGCTGTGCGTGTTGTTCTCCCACACGGTGCTGATCATGGCCTACTCGTACGTGAACAATCCGCTCTACATAGAGAAG GCTTACGACGATCCCCTCAAACAAATATTGTTCAACGGCACCCTGGTGACGCACACCTTCTTCGTGATGTCCAGCTTCCTCCTCGCGTACAACTTCCAGATCTACGCGGAGACCCACGACCTCACCTGGACCCACCTGCCTAAGGCTGTACTACTCAGATGGCTCAG ACTGACTCCAACGTACGGCCTGGTGCTGGCGACGATCTCCACGCTGGGCCGGCACGCGGGCGCCGGTCCGCTGTGGGGGCTCGTGGTCGGCAGCGAGGCGGCCGCCTGCCGTCGCTACTGGTGGGCGCATCTACTTTACATCAACAACTACATCTACGAAGACGCATTCTGTGCACCGCAGACTtg GTACCTGGCAGCGGACACGCAGCTGTTCTGTGTGGGCGTGGCGGTGTGCGTGTGTGCTCGCCGGCCGCGTGCCCGCGCGGTGTGCCTGGCGGTGCTGCTCCTCCTCTCGCTGCTGACTCCGGCACTGCACACGTACTTGCAACACCTGGACGCCGTCGTCCTGCAGTCTCCCGA GACATACAGGAACCTCTACGAGCGCGAGGACACGTTCCGGCTGCTGTACATCCGCGGTCACACCAACCTCTCCACGTACACGCTGGGGCTGGCGGGCGGCTTCTTGGCCTACCGCGCCCAGACTCAGCCTCAACGTTTCACTGGATACAAG AAGCACCGCTGGCTGGTGTGGCTGCTGCTCCCGCTGGGCGTGGCGGTGATCCTGTCGGGAGGTATATTCTACAGGGACGGCGTGGAGCCCCCGACAGCGCTCAGAGTGATGTACGCTGCACTCTACAAACCTATTTTCCAGCTGCTCGTCGTCGCTCTGATCTTGTCTTGCGTTTTGAAGCTGGAAA ACAGCTACCGCGCGGTGGTGGAGTGGCGCGGCTGGGGCTGGAGCGGCCGGGTGTCGTTCAGCGCGTTCCTGCTGCACACGCTGTTCCAGCGCGGGCTCGTCGGCTCGCAGACCGCGCCGCTGCACATCTCCGACTACTACGTC GTGACGGTGCTGTGTGCCACGGCGGTGATGTCGTACGTGTGCGGGTGCGCACTGTATGTGTGCGTGGAGGCGCCGAGCTCCGCACTCACCCGCGCCCTCTTCGGCCCGCACCCCCCGCGCACTCCTCGCACGCGTCCCGCCCCCCTCTCTACAAACAAGACAACATCTGACCTCTGA